One genomic window of Garra rufa chromosome 2, GarRuf1.0, whole genome shotgun sequence includes the following:
- the LOC141326107 gene encoding G protein-coupled receptor 137Ba, whose protein sequence is MESDSLPPPPTFSPAVPPYVKLGLTVAYTIFYSLLFAFVYVQLWLVLRYRHKRFSYQTVFLFLCLLWAALRALLFSFYFRDCVTANTLGPFAFWVLYCFPVCLQFFTLSLMNLYFAQVIFKAKSKYSPELQKYRLPLYLLFLCISIIFLLVNLTCALLVKMMKADTETVVLVRVAINDTLFVLCAVSLSLCLYKIAKMSLANIYLESKGTSVCQVTIIGVTVILLYTSRACYNLVVLALANIKSINSFDYDWYNVSDQADLKSTLGDAGYVVFGVILFVWELLPTSLVVFFFRVRKPAQDRSVSVIPGHMFSSRAYFFDNPRRYDSDDDLAWSIIPQNIQASLTPDSYDWGCRNNSFTAYVEGEESHLATEELNPY, encoded by the exons ATGGAGAGCGACTCGCTCCCGCCTCCGCCGACGTTCAGCCCGGCAGTGCCGCCCTACGTCAAGCTGGGACTGACGGTGGCCTACACCATCTTCTACTCGCTGCTCTTTGCGTTTGTGTACGTGCAGCTCTGGCTGGTGCTGAGATACCGACACAAGCGTTTCAGCTACCAGACGGTGTTTCTGTTCTTGTGCCTGCTGTGGGCGGCTTTGCGCGCCCTGCTCTTCTCCTTTTATTTCAGGGACTGCGTGACGGCAAACACACTGGGACCCTTCGCTTTCTGGGTGCTCTACTGTTTTCCAGTCTGTCTGCAGTTCTTCACTCTCAGCCTCATGAATCTTTACTTTGCACAG GTCATTTTCAAGGCAAAGTCTAAATATTCACCAGAACTTCAGAAGTACAG GTTGCCGCTGTACCTGCTCTTCCTGTGCATCAGCATCATCTTCCTGCTGGTGAACCTGACCTGTGCGCTGCTGGTGAAGATGATGAAGGCCGACACAGAGACTGTAGTGCTGGTGCGCGTGGCCATCAACGACACTCTGTTTGTCCTCTGCGCCGTCTCACTCTCACTGTGTCTCTACAAGATCGCCAAGATGTCTTTGGCCAACATCTACCTGGAGTCCAAG GGTACATCCGTGTGTCAGGTGACTATAATCGGAGTGACGGTGATCCTGCTGTACACGTCCCGTGCGTGTTACAACCTTGTGGTGCTGGCACTGGCAAATATCAAGAGCATCAACTCATTCGACTACGACTGGTACAACGTATCAGACCAA GCAGATCTGAAGTCAACGTTGGGCGATGCTGGATATGTGGTTTTTGGGGTAATCCTGTTTGTTTGGGAGCTGTTGCCCACTTCACTGGTGGTCTTCTTTTTCAGAGTCCGTAAGCCGGCTCAGGATCGG AGTGTGTCAGTGATCCCCGGCCACATGTTCTCATCTAGAGCTTATTTCTTTGACAACCCGCGACGATACGACAGCGACGATGATCTCGCATGGAGTATCATCCCACAGAACATTCAAGCCAG TCTTACACCTGACAGCTATGACTGGGGTTGTCGAAACAACAGTTTCACCGCATACGTTGAAGGTGAAGAGTCTCATCTAGCAACGGAGGAGTTGAACCCCTACTAG